The Pseudomonas fluorescens genome includes a window with the following:
- a CDS encoding RnfH family protein, giving the protein MIEIEVVYASAERQVLRTCMVQEGASVRAALAASGIGDVFPELDLTTCPVGIFGKLVVDPEHQVVQAADRLEIYRPLLADPKEIRRLRAAKAAQARQSEQ; this is encoded by the coding sequence TTGATTGAGATAGAAGTGGTGTATGCCTCGGCGGAGCGTCAGGTCTTGCGCACCTGCATGGTGCAGGAGGGCGCGAGTGTTCGCGCCGCACTGGCGGCATCCGGTATTGGCGATGTGTTTCCGGAGCTGGATCTGACGACTTGCCCGGTGGGGATTTTTGGCAAGCTGGTTGTCGATCCAGAGCATCAGGTGGTGCAGGCGGCCGATCGACTGGAGATTTATCGCCCGTTGTTGGCCGATCCGAAGGAAATTCGGCGCCTGCGCGCGGCCAAGGCTGCCCAGGCACGCCAATCGGAGCAATAA
- the recN gene encoding DNA repair protein RecN — protein MLVHLSVHNYAIVEHLDLELDRGMSVITGETGAGKSIMLDALGLTLGDRADSGVVRPGADKADILATFDLVDIPEASAWLAERDLDTDGLCILRRVITAEGRSRGYINGTPCPLGDLKALGELLIDIHSQHEHQSLLKTDTHRRLLDEYAGATDLARQVQLAAQRWRQTRQELDRLSNSGDEQRARHQLLSYQLEELENLALGENELAELEQEHKNLTNAETLLGICRQVVEQCSESDSGNVLNALTASLNRLSSVNNSVGALNEATNLLTSAQIQVEEAVGELNRFLDHFDADPARLQYLEERLDTIYTLARKHRIQPADVAELQQRLLEELETLNANDESIERLGDELASYARHYQEKAKELSELRQHAATGLASAVEQEIQRLGMPGGRFTIELRPNAGDELQPNGLEQVELLVSANPGQPLKALAKVASGGELSRISLAIQVITAQTSRVPTLVFDEVDVGIGGPTAEIVGQLLRRLGERGQVLTVTHLPQVAAQGHQHLFVHKVRGEDATRTAVSKLNKNERVEEVARMLGGIDLTKESLAHAKKMVVTAKI, from the coding sequence GACCGCGCCGACAGTGGCGTAGTGCGCCCCGGAGCGGACAAGGCCGACATCCTGGCGACGTTCGACCTGGTCGACATCCCCGAGGCCAGCGCCTGGCTGGCCGAACGCGACCTGGACACCGACGGCCTGTGCATCCTGCGCCGGGTCATCACCGCTGAAGGCCGCTCCCGCGGCTACATCAACGGCACGCCCTGCCCCTTGGGCGACCTCAAGGCCCTCGGCGAGCTGCTGATCGACATTCACAGCCAGCATGAACACCAATCCCTGCTCAAGACCGACACCCATCGCCGCTTGCTGGATGAATACGCCGGCGCCACCGACCTGGCCCGACAGGTCCAACTGGCGGCCCAACGCTGGCGCCAAACCCGGCAGGAACTGGATCGACTCTCCAACTCCGGCGACGAACAGCGCGCCCGTCACCAGTTGTTGAGCTATCAGCTCGAAGAGCTGGAGAACCTGGCCCTGGGTGAAAATGAACTGGCAGAGCTGGAGCAGGAACACAAGAACCTGACCAACGCCGAAACCCTGCTGGGCATTTGCCGGCAAGTGGTCGAACAATGCAGCGAGAGCGATTCGGGCAATGTGCTCAATGCGCTGACAGCGAGCTTGAACCGACTCTCCAGCGTGAACAATTCGGTGGGCGCCCTGAACGAAGCGACGAACCTGCTGACGAGCGCGCAGATCCAGGTCGAAGAAGCCGTCGGGGAGCTGAATCGGTTCCTCGATCATTTCGATGCCGACCCGGCCCGCCTGCAGTACCTGGAAGAGCGCCTGGACACCATCTATACGCTGGCGCGCAAGCACCGCATCCAGCCGGCCGACGTTGCCGAACTCCAGCAGCGGCTGCTGGAAGAGCTGGAAACCCTGAACGCCAACGATGAATCCATCGAGCGCCTGGGGGACGAACTGGCTTCTTATGCCCGTCATTACCAGGAAAAGGCCAAGGAGCTCAGTGAACTGCGGCAGCACGCCGCAACAGGGCTGGCCAGCGCCGTGGAGCAGGAGATCCAGCGCCTGGGCATGCCCGGCGGGCGCTTCACCATCGAATTGCGCCCCAACGCTGGGGACGAGCTCCAGCCCAACGGGCTGGAGCAAGTGGAACTGCTGGTCAGCGCCAACCCCGGGCAACCGCTCAAGGCGCTGGCCAAAGTCGCATCCGGCGGCGAACTGTCACGAATCAGCCTGGCCATCCAGGTCATCACCGCGCAGACCTCTCGCGTGCCGACGCTGGTATTCGACGAAGTGGACGTGGGCATCGGTGGCCCAACCGCGGAAATTGTCGGCCAGTTGCTGCGCCGACTGGGGGAACGCGGCCAGGTACTGACGGTGACTCACCTGCCCCAGGTCGCCGCCCAGGGACACCAGCATCTATTTGTGCATAAGGTACGCGGCGAGGATGCCACTCGCACCGCCGTGTCCAAGCTCAACAAAAACGAGCGCGTAGAAGAAGTGGCGCGAATGCTCGGGGGCATCGACCTCACCAAGGAATCCCTGGCCCACGCGAAAAAAATGGTCGTTACCGCGAAAATCTGA
- a CDS encoding sodium-dependent transporter: protein MSTDKVSVHGSWASRWVFILAATGSAVGLGSIWKFPYMVGVYGGGAFVLMFLACIALIGAPVMLAETLIGRRARQSPANALKVLAVEAGHSTKWSWGAFAGMITALLILSFYSVVGGWSLDYIIDMGRGDFQGATPDQVGAYFGNVIADPWRLTLWHTIFMVLSAVVIARGVVAGLERSLRIMMPLLFVMILVLLGYSMTTGHFMEGVHFMFDFQPEKVLDGLLPAMGHAFFSLSVGVGSIMIYGAYMPKNASLTRTVFGVALLDTFVSLLAGVALFPIVFAAGLNPSEGPGLMFVSLPFAFGSMAFGQVMGVVFFLLVAIAAWSSAISLLEPMVAYLVERTLLSRAWVTFWLAFTCWFVGLGTVFSFNIWKQAKFFVNEDGLFHLYQWGATGGLDFFGVIDFFTSRIMLPLGGLCFVVFAGWIMGREAVRDELSLRSPVLFGLSLFLMRYVAPIGILVVFAAQLWK, encoded by the coding sequence ATGTCGACAGACAAGGTTTCTGTCCACGGCAGTTGGGCTAGCCGCTGGGTCTTCATACTCGCGGCGACTGGTTCTGCCGTGGGGCTGGGTAGTATCTGGAAGTTTCCGTACATGGTCGGCGTCTACGGTGGCGGCGCCTTCGTATTGATGTTCCTGGCGTGCATCGCGCTGATCGGCGCACCGGTGATGCTGGCCGAAACCCTGATCGGACGTCGGGCCCGGCAAAGCCCGGCCAATGCCCTGAAGGTACTGGCGGTAGAGGCTGGCCATTCGACCAAGTGGTCGTGGGGCGCCTTCGCCGGGATGATCACGGCGCTGTTGATCCTGTCTTTCTATAGTGTGGTCGGTGGCTGGTCCCTGGACTACATCATCGACATGGGGCGCGGGGATTTCCAAGGGGCCACGCCGGATCAGGTGGGCGCCTACTTCGGCAATGTGATCGCCGATCCCTGGAGGCTGACCCTCTGGCACACGATTTTCATGGTGCTCTCGGCGGTGGTGATTGCCCGGGGCGTGGTGGCCGGGCTTGAGCGCAGCCTGCGGATCATGATGCCGTTGCTGTTCGTGATGATCCTGGTGCTGCTGGGCTACAGCATGACCACCGGGCATTTCATGGAAGGCGTGCATTTCATGTTCGACTTCCAGCCGGAGAAAGTCCTGGACGGCCTTCTGCCGGCCATGGGGCATGCGTTTTTCTCCCTGAGCGTCGGGGTCGGTTCGATCATGATCTATGGCGCCTACATGCCCAAGAATGCCTCCCTGACCCGAACTGTGTTCGGCGTCGCACTGCTGGACACCTTCGTGTCGCTGCTGGCGGGCGTGGCATTGTTTCCGATTGTGTTCGCTGCCGGCCTGAATCCGAGCGAGGGGCCAGGGTTGATGTTCGTCAGCCTGCCCTTTGCCTTTGGCAGCATGGCGTTCGGCCAGGTGATGGGCGTGGTGTTTTTTCTCCTGGTGGCCATCGCGGCCTGGAGTTCGGCCATCTCCCTGCTGGAACCCATGGTGGCTTACCTGGTTGAACGGACCCTGCTCAGTCGTGCCTGGGTAACCTTCTGGCTGGCCTTCACCTGTTGGTTTGTCGGCCTGGGCACGGTGTTTTCCTTCAATATATGGAAGCAGGCGAAGTTTTTCGTGAACGAAGACGGGCTGTTCCATCTCTACCAGTGGGGCGCAACCGGAGGGCTGGATTTCTTCGGCGTGATTGATTTCTTCACCTCACGGATCATGCTGCCATTGGGTGGTTTGTGTTTCGTAGTGTTTGCAGGATGGATCATGGGGCGTGAAGCAGTGCGTGATGAGCTGTCGCTGCGTAGCCCGGTATTGTTCGGCTTGAGCCTGTTCTTGATGCGCTATGTGGCGCCCATCGGCATTCTTGTAGTGTTTGCCGCCCAGCTGTGGAAGTGA
- a CDS encoding type II toxin-antitoxin system RatA family toxin encodes MTTHIQRSALLPYPAQALYDLVNDVASYPEFLPWCSSAEVLESSETHMRASLNIAKSGLSQRFVTRNTLVPGQSIEMNLEEGPFNQLHGVWVFKPLGEKACKISLDLSFDYAGPLVRATLGPLFNQAANTLVDAFCQRAKQNAELKR; translated from the coding sequence ATGACGACACATATTCAACGCTCGGCCTTGCTGCCCTACCCGGCGCAGGCGCTGTATGACCTGGTCAACGATGTGGCGAGCTACCCGGAGTTCTTGCCGTGGTGCTCGTCGGCCGAGGTGCTGGAAAGCTCTGAAACCCATATGCGCGCCAGCCTCAACATTGCCAAGAGCGGCTTGAGCCAGCGCTTTGTCACGCGCAATACGCTGGTACCGGGACAGTCCATCGAGATGAATCTGGAGGAAGGGCCTTTCAACCAGCTCCACGGTGTCTGGGTGTTCAAGCCGCTGGGTGAAAAGGCCTGCAAGATCAGCCTGGACCTGTCGTTCGACTACGCCGGTCCTCTGGTGCGGGCGACGCTGGGGCCGCTGTTCAATCAGGCCGCCAATACCCTGGTCGATGCGTTCTGCCAGCGGGCCAAGCAGAATGCAGAGCTCAAGCGTTGA
- a CDS encoding FCD domain-containing protein — MGFDQIRQRRLSDDIVERLEGMILEGTLKSGERLPAERTLAEQFGVSRPSLREAIQKLAAKGLLVSRQGGGNYVVESLGSTFSDPLLQLLESNPEAQRDLLEFRHTLEASCAYYAAQRATDVDRDRLTAAFEELLDCYSRHDEVSRAEEGAADARFHLAIAEASHNAVLLHTIRGLFDLLKRNVVTNIGGMYKQRSETRDMLISQHRELYQAIMGGHAEQAREVSSRHILYVQEVLEEVRQEVQRVARAERRKGM; from the coding sequence ATGGGGTTTGATCAGATTCGTCAGCGCCGTTTGTCTGACGATATTGTCGAGCGGCTTGAAGGCATGATCCTTGAGGGCACGCTCAAGTCCGGTGAGCGGCTGCCGGCCGAACGGACCCTGGCTGAGCAGTTCGGTGTGTCACGCCCTTCGTTGCGCGAGGCGATCCAGAAGCTGGCGGCCAAAGGCTTGTTGGTCAGTCGCCAGGGCGGCGGCAACTATGTGGTGGAGTCGCTGGGCTCGACGTTCAGTGATCCGCTGCTGCAGCTTTTGGAAAGCAATCCCGAAGCGCAGCGTGACTTGCTGGAGTTCCGTCACACCCTGGAAGCGTCCTGCGCTTATTACGCGGCGCAGCGGGCCACGGATGTGGACCGCGATCGGCTGACGGCGGCATTCGAGGAGCTGCTGGATTGTTACTCGCGCCACGACGAGGTCAGCCGGGCGGAGGAGGGCGCGGCGGATGCCCGGTTTCACCTGGCGATCGCCGAGGCCAGTCATAACGCCGTGTTGCTGCACACGATTCGCGGCTTGTTCGACTTGCTCAAGCGCAACGTGGTGACCAACATCGGCGGCATGTACAAGCAGCGCAGTGAAACCCGCGACATGCTGATCAGCCAGCACCGGGAGTTGTACCAGGCCATCATGGGCGGGCACGCCGAACAGGCGCGGGAAGTGTCCAGCCGGCATATCTTGTATGTGCAGGAAGTTTTGGAAGAGGTGCGTCAGGAAGTGCAGCGCGTGGCGCGGGCGGAGCGGCGCAAGGGGATGTGA
- a CDS encoding outer membrane protein assembly factor BamE: MQNTKLLLTSFTFVGLLALAGCSFPGVYKIDIQQGNVVTQDMIDQLRPGMTRRQVRFIMGNPLLTDTFHADRWDYLYSLQPGGGERQQERISVIFSPNDQLVSLSGDFMPGVSRDEAILGKDSDNTVTDPTQKTEQPKPEKPAKPGSLLDQIQKDVDKVETVPVPTPEPLDTSPQ; encoded by the coding sequence ATGCAAAACACCAAGCTCTTGCTAACCAGTTTCACCTTTGTGGGACTGCTCGCACTCGCCGGTTGTTCATTCCCCGGGGTTTACAAAATCGACATCCAGCAGGGCAATGTCGTCACGCAGGACATGATAGACCAGTTGCGCCCGGGAATGACCCGCCGGCAAGTACGGTTTATCATGGGCAACCCCCTGCTGACCGACACGTTCCATGCCGATCGCTGGGATTACCTATACAGCTTGCAGCCAGGCGGCGGTGAGCGCCAGCAGGAACGCATCAGCGTTATCTTCAGCCCCAACGACCAACTCGTCAGCCTGTCAGGCGATTTCATGCCTGGCGTAAGCCGTGACGAAGCCATCTTGGGCAAGGACAGCGACAACACCGTTACCGACCCGACCCAGAAGACCGAACAGCCAAAACCGGAAAAACCGGCCAAGCCAGGTTCGTTGCTGGACCAGATCCAGAAGGATGTGGACAAAGTCGAGACCGTACCAGTCCCGACGCCAGAGCCCCTGGATACATCGCCACAATAA
- the smpB gene encoding SsrA-binding protein SmpB, producing the protein MAKQKKHPTGTIAQNKKARHDYFIEQRFEAGMVLAGWEVKSLRAGKAQLVDSYVLLKDGEAWLLGSHITPLTTASTHVIADPVRSRKLLLNKRELEKLFASVQQKGYTCVCTSLYWSKHLIKCEIALGKGKKEYDKRDTERERDAGRELQRAVRNKGKED; encoded by the coding sequence ATGGCTAAACAGAAGAAACACCCCACAGGGACCATCGCGCAAAATAAAAAGGCGCGACACGATTACTTCATCGAACAACGTTTCGAGGCTGGCATGGTCCTGGCCGGCTGGGAAGTAAAGAGCTTGCGTGCCGGCAAGGCGCAACTGGTCGACAGCTATGTGCTGCTCAAGGACGGCGAAGCCTGGCTGCTGGGCAGTCATATCACGCCGCTGACCACCGCCAGCACCCACGTGATTGCCGACCCGGTGCGCTCGCGCAAATTGCTGCTCAACAAACGCGAGCTGGAAAAACTTTTCGCCTCGGTGCAACAGAAGGGTTACACCTGCGTCTGCACGTCGTTGTACTGGAGCAAGCACTTGATCAAGTGCGAAATTGCCCTGGGCAAGGGCAAGAAGGAATACGACAAGCGCGATACCGAGCGTGAACGTGATGCCGGCCGCGAGCTGCAGCGTGCAGTGCGCAACAAGGGCAAGGAAGACTGA
- the fur gene encoding ferric iron uptake transcriptional regulator produces the protein MVENSELRKAGLKVTLPRVKILQMLDSAEQRHMSAEDVYKALMEAGEDVGLATVYRVLTQFEAAGLVVRHNFDGGHAVFELDDGKHHDHMVNVETSEVIEFFDEEIERLQKAIVDKYGFEMVDHNLVLYVRKKK, from the coding sequence ATGGTTGAAAATAGCGAACTACGCAAAGCCGGCCTCAAAGTGACCCTGCCACGGGTCAAGATTCTACAAATGCTCGATTCCGCCGAGCAACGCCACATGAGTGCTGAAGATGTCTATAAGGCGCTTATGGAGGCTGGTGAGGACGTCGGTCTGGCCACGGTTTACCGTGTTCTGACCCAGTTCGAGGCAGCTGGCTTGGTGGTGCGGCACAACTTCGACGGAGGCCATGCGGTCTTCGAGCTGGACGACGGCAAGCATCACGACCATATGGTCAACGTCGAGACCAGTGAAGTGATCGAATTCTTCGACGAAGAAATCGAGCGGCTGCAGAAAGCAATCGTCGACAAGTATGGCTTCGAGATGGTTGATCACAATCTTGTGCTGTACGTACGCAAGAAAAAGTAA